Genomic DNA from Microbacterium neungamense:
GTGCTCGCCACGAAGTTCGGCCACGAGCGGGACATGGGCTACGACTTCCCGGCCGGCCGCGGCTCGCGCCGGTACGTGCGCCACGCGGTGGAGCAGTCGCTGCGCCGCCTGCGCACCGACTGGATCGACCTGTACCAGCTGCACCTGCCCGACCCGCAGACCCCGATCGCCGAGACGATCGACGCCCTGGACGAGCTCGTCGCGGAGGGCAAGATCCGCTACTACGGGCACTCCAACCTCGACGGCTGGCAGATCGCGGAGGCGGAGTTCACCGCCCGCGCACGCTCGACCGGCCGGTTCATCTCGGCGCAGAACCACTACTCGCTGCTGGCACGTGCCGCCGAGCGCGAGGTGCTGCCGGCGGTAAACCGCTACGGACTCGGCTTCTTCCCGTACTTCCCGCTGAAGAACGGGCTGCTCACCGGCAAGTTCACCCGCGAGGGCGGACCGGAGCGCAGCCGCATCATGGCCACGCGGCGGCACATCTGGGCGGATGCCCCGTGGGACGCGCTCGAGGCGTACCAGCGGTTCTGCACCGAGCGCGGCATCACCATGCTGCAGGCGACGTTCGGCTGGCTGCTCGCGCAGCCGGGGGTCTCCAGCGTGATCGCCGGGGCGACCTCGGCCGCCCAGGTGGAGGCGAACGCGGCCGCCGCGGACGCGTGGACGCCCACCGGGGAGGACCTCGCCGCCATCGACGCGCTGTTCCCGCTGCCGGAGGACCCGGGCGCGCGGATGTGAGCACGGATTCCACTACGATGACTGAACGAGCCGCCGCATCGGCGGCCACCCCCGCACCGGAGGCCGCACGTGGTTGAGACGACGACGCACACGCATCGCGTGAGCGGAGGACTGCGCGTGTCCTGGGCGGGGGCGACCGACCGCGGACGACGTCGCGAGAACAACCAGGACGCCTTCCTCGCCCGGTACCCCCTCTTCGTGGTCGCCGACGGGATGGGCGGGCACGCCGGGGGCGAGATCGCCAGCCAGCGCACCATCAGCAGGCTCGACGCGGTGGTGGAGAGCGGCGAGGTGTCGATCGAGGCGATCGAGCAGGCGCTGATCCACGCGGTCGAGGACATCCGCACGCATCCGGACACCACCGACGAGGGCACCGGCACGACCCTGACCGGGGTCGTCCTGGAGGCCGGCGACGAGCCGCGCTGGGTGGCGCTGAACATCGGCGACTCGCGCGTGTACCTGAAGCGCGGGGATCGGCTCGCGCAGGTGACCACCGACCACTCGGTGGTGCAGGAGCTGATCGCGGCGGGGAAGATCAGTCCGGAGGAGGCGGACGGGCATCCGTACAGCAACGTGATCACCCGCGCCGTCGGCGCCGGGGAGCTGGCCGCCCCGGACTACGTCGCGGTCGACCTGCAGCCCGAGGACGTGCTCGTGGTGTGCTCGGACGGGCTGACCAAGGAGCTGACCGATTACGGCATCCTGCACTTCCTCCGCGAGAACCCGGATCCGGGCACCGCGGTCGACGCGATGATGGAGGCCGCGCTGGAGAACGGCGGCCGCGACAACGTGACGCTGATCGTGGTGCGAGTGGATGCCGATGAGGAGGCGTCGTCGGAGACGGCCGCCGACGCGGAGTCTACGTCCGACACGGCCGCCGACGCATCGACGGGGGCCGCCGAGTCGTCCTCCACAGACGACGGATCCGGGAATTGACCGGCTGACCCTGGGGACAACCGCTCTCCGCCCCGTCGCGTGCGGTGGGATGGGGGCATGGATGCCACCACGATCGTCCTGCCGTCCGCCCCGGCCGATCCGGGCCGTCCGCCCTTGCCGGTGCTGGCGGCGGTCGTGCCGGTGGTCGCCGGGGTGGTGCTCTGGCTCGTCACCGGGTCGCTGATCGCGCTGTGCTTCGCGGGCCTGGGCCCGCTCATGCTGGGCGCCTCGTTCGCGGACGGGCACCGGGCACGCCGCCGGGCGCGCCGGCGGGCGGCGTCCGAGGCGGATGAGGCGTGGATGCGCGCGGATGCCGAGCTGGAGCGGCTGCACGCCGCCGAGCACGCCGACCTGTGGCACCGCCGTCCGGACGCCGCCGCGTGCCTGCGGCAGCCGCCGCTGCGCGGCTCCGAGGGCATCGCGCGGGGCACCGCGGTCGTCATCGGACGCGGTGAGCTGCCCAGCGGCGTGCGGGTGAGCGGAGGCGACGACGACCGCTCCCGCGCGTTCCGCGAGCGGGCGGCGCGGATCCGGGACGCGCCGGTGACCGTGCCGCTGGGCGGCGGGATCTGCATCCGCGCCCCCGAGCCGGTGGCGGCGGCGGTTGTCCGCGCGCTCCTGATGCAGCTGTGCCTGCGTTTCACCCCCGCGCAGCTGGCCGTGCACGGCGACCGGCTGGAGGAGTGGGGACTCGGCGCCCTGCCGCACGCCGCGGGGCGCCGGGGCGCGTTCCGACTCGGCGTCGGCACGCAGGACGGGGCGGATGCCGCGGTGTGGGTGTGCCCCCCGGATGCCGACCCGCCGGACGGGATCACCACCGTGCTCGACGCGACGGAGCTGCTCCGGGCGTGGCTGCGGACGCCCGACGGGGTCCGCGAGGTCGCCGTCGAGGGGGTGTCGCGCGAGCAGGCTCTGCTCGCCATCGCGGAGTGCGCCGCGCCCCGGTTCGCGGCCAGGGGAGAGGAGGAGCAGGGACTGCCCGCGCGGGTGGGCTTCGCGGAGCTGGGCGCGCACGCCGCCGCGCGCGGGAAGGGCGCCGCGGCGAGCCTCGCCGTCGCGATCGGCCGCGGCGTGCGGGACGAGGCGGTCGTCGACCTCGTCGAGGATGGCCCGCACGCCGTCGTCACCGGCATGACCGGGACGGGCAAGAGCGAGCTGCTGACCACCTGGGTCGCCGCGCTCGCCGCCGCGCACGGCCCGGACGAGATCGCCTTCGTGCTCATCGACTTCAAGGGCGGCACGGCATTCGAGCCGCTGCGGGCGCTGCCCCACGTCACGGCGGTCGTCACCGATCTCGACGCCGGCGGTGCTCAGCGCGGCGTGCGCAGCCTAACGGCCGAGCTGCGCCGGCGCGAGGCGGTGCTCGCGCAGGCCGGGGCCCGCGACATCCGGGACTGCCCCGGCCTCGGACGGCTGGTCATCGTCGTCGACGAGTTCGCGGCGCTGCTGTCGGAGCATGCGGATCTGGGGGCGGTGTTCACCGACATCGCCGCCCGCGGCCGTGCGCTCGGGATGCACCTCGTCCTCGGCACGCAGCGGGCGGCGGGGGTGATCCGGGACGCCCTCGCCGCGAACTGCCCGCTGCGGATCAGCCTCCGCGTCGCGGACCCCGCCGACAGCCGGCTCGTCATCGGCTCCGCGGCGGCCGCCGAGATCCCGGGCGGCCCGGAGTCCCGTGGCCTCGCGTTCGTGCGTCGCCCGCGGGACGCCGAGGCGGAGGCGGTGCGGGTGGCGCTCACCGTCGCCGACGACCTGCGCGTCGCTGCGCGGCGCTGGGAGGGCGTTCCGGTGCCGCCGAGCCCCTGGCTGCCGCCGCTCCCGGACCGCGTTCCGCTCGCCGACGCCGCGGATGCCGGCGGGACGCCGGTGCTCGGACTCGCCGACGATCCGGAGCTGCAGCGGCAGACCTGGGTGCCGGCGGGTGCGGGCTGGGCGATCGTGGGCGGTCCCGGCAGCGGGAAGACCGCCGCGATCCGCCTCCTCGCCGTGCAGCACCCGGATGCGGTGCTCGTCCCCGCCGACCCGGAAGGCGCATGGGATGCCGTGGCGGAGCTGTCCACCGGGCGGCACGGGCTCGTGCTGTGCGACGACCTGGACGTGCTGCTGGCCGGCTACCCGTCGGAGTACGCCCAGCTGTTCCTCAGCCGCTGGGAGACGATCGCCCGGTCCGAAGGCGGAGCGGTCGTGACGCTGTCCCGGGCCTCGGGGCCGCTCACCCGGGTGATCGACCTCCTGCCGCACCGCGCGCTGCTGCGCCTGCCGAGCCGGGTGGAGCACCTCGCCGCAGGGGGCGAACCGGGCGCCTTCGACCGCGACCGTCCTGCCGGCCGCGCGCTGATCGGCGCCCACGAGGTGCAGCTGTGCTGGGTGGACGAGCCCGACCCGCGGACCGCGGCGCCGGGCGGCCGCCACGCGCCCGCGATCGCCGCCCGGAATCCGGTCGCGCCGCTGACGCCCCGCTGGCAGCCGCGCGCCGCCGTGTCGGGCGTGCTCACCCCGGCTGTCGCCCCGGCGCTCGCGGCGCTGCGCGTCGCACACCCCGGCCACCTCGTCACCGGGCTGGACGACGCCGCCCCCGAGAGCCGGCACGGCGCCGCGGCGAACCCCGAGCACGGCGTCGCGACGAGCGGGGCCGCTCCCGCGGACCGGCCCCGGATCCTCGTCGCCGACCCGGAGCAGTGGCGCACCCACTGGGCCCAGCTGCAGCTCGTTCGTGCCACCGGCGAGTTCGCGGTGGCCGCGGAGTGCGCCCCGGAGCTGCGTCAGCTGGGCATCCGCGACCTGCCGCCGTTCGCGCGACTGCACGCCGGGCGGGCGTGGCGCGTGCGGCAGGGGCGACCGCCGGAGCGGGTGCTGCTGTCGTGACTCAGAGCACGGATGCCAGCGGCGTCTCCTCCAGCCCGTGCGCCGCGGCCACGCCGGCGTTCACGACGCGCCCGCCCGCGGTGTTCAGTCCCGCCGCGAGGGCCGGGTCGTTGCGCAGGGCCTGCTCCCACCCGAGCCGCGCGATCTGCCGCACGTACGGCATGGTCGCGTTCGTCAGCGCGGAGGTCGACGTGTTCGGCACCGCGCCGGGCATGTTCGCGACGCAGTAGAACACCGAGCCGTGCACCATGAACGTCGGGTCGTCGTGCGTGGTGGGGCGCGTGCCTTCGAAGCATCCGCCCTGGTCGACGGCGATGTCGACGAGCACGCTGCCCTCGCGCATGTCGGCGACCATGTCGCCGGTGACCAGCTTCGGCGCCCGGGCGCCGGGGATCAGCACCGAGCCGATCACCAGGTCCGAGCCGACGACGGCACGGCGCAGATCCATCGGGTTCGAGGCTGCCGTCTTCACCCGGCCGGCGAACAGCTCGTCGAGGTACCGCAGGCGGGGGATGTTCGTGTCGAAGACGGTGACGTCGGCGCCCATGCCGGCGGCGATCGTCGCCGCGTTCGCGCCGGCGACCCCGCCGCCGATCACCGTGACCTGCGCCGGCCGGGTGCCCGGCACCCCCGACATCAGCAGCCCCAGACCGCCCTGCGAGCGCATCAGGGTGTGCGCGCCGACCAGCGGCGCCAGGCGGCCGGCCACCTCGCTCATCGGCGCCAGCAGGGGCAGGGAGCCGCCGGGCAGCTGCACCGTCTCGTACGCGATCGCGGTGACGCCGTCGGCGAGCAGGCGCTCGGTGAGGGCCCGATCCGCGGCGAGGTGGAGGTAGGTGAACAGCACCAGGTCGTCGCGGAAGTGACGGTACTCCGACGCGATCGGCTCCTTCACCTTCAGCAGCAGCTCGGCGCGACCCCACACCTCGTCGGCATCCGGCACGAGCGTGGCGCCGGCATCCGCGTACTCCTGGTCGCTCATCGAGGAGCCCGCCCCGGCGCCCCGTTCCACGAGCACCTCGTGGCCCGCCGCCACGAGGTCGTGCACGCCGGCGGGGGTCAGGGCCACCCGGAACTCGTTGTTCTTGATCTCGCGGGGGACGCCGATTCTCATCGCGATTCCTCTTTCCTCCTCGTCATCGAGGGGTCAGCACCCCTGGTGGGGGTGTCAGATGCCGGCGCCGGGACGGATGATCCCGACGTCCTTGCCGCCGCCGCGGACGGTCAGCGGCAGCTGTGCGGCCAGCGCGGCGACGTCGGCCTCGGCGAGAGCGCCGGCGCGGGCCAGGAGCGTGGCGGCGACGATCGTCGCGGCGCGGCCGTTGCCGTCGAGCATCTTCAGCGCGACGGTCGCCCCGTTCGGCGCCACCATCACCATGACGCCCTCGGCCCCGACCTTCGCGAACACGCCCAGCGACTCGATCGCGAGGGTGTCCGGCTCGCCCGGGCCGGCGATGGTCCACGGGTTCTCCCGCACCACGCGGACCAGCGTGCCCGCGACCCGGTGCAGTGCGAACGGGGAGCGCTCGGAGGCCGTGCCGATGCGGTGGATGCCGCGGGCGAGGCCGGTCAGGGTGACCGCGTGCACGGGTGCGCCGCATCCGTCCACCGCGGTGTGCGCGACCTTCTCACCGGTGAGCCGCTCGACGACCTCGCGGATGTGCACCTGGAGCGGGTGCGCCGGGTCGAGGTAGCCGTCGGTGGGCCAGCCGGTGGCGACGCAGGCGCGCAGCATGAGGGCGTGCTTGCCCGAGCAGTTCATCCGGAGGCGAGACTTCTCCGCGTGGTCGCGGATCAGCTCCCAGCGGGTGCGCGCGTCGGAGGGCCAGTCCGGAGGGCATCCCAGGTCGTCTTCGGTGAGGCCGCCCGCGGCGAGCACCTCTCGCACCACTTCGACGTGCCGGTCGGTGCCGGAATGGCTGGCCGTGCCCAGCGCCAGCTGCTCGCCGTCGAGGGCGGCGCCGGCGGTGACGCACGCGATCGCCTGCAGCGGTTTGAGGCTGGAGCGGGGGAGGATCAGCGCGTCGACGTCGCCGTGCCGGGCGATCAGGTCCCCGTCCGGGGAGAGCACGACGGCCGCACCGGCATGACGTGATTCTACGAAGCCGCTGCGTTCCACGACGGCGAGTTCGACGGCATCCGCGACGGTGAGAGTCTCCAGCACGCCCTCCAGCCTATCGCCGACGCCGTGACAGACTGTGGCCATGGCCACTCCGCTCGGGGAACACCGCTACGCCCTCACCGCCACCTGGACCGGGAACCGGGGAACCGGCACCAGCGGCTACCGCGACTACTCCCGCGACGTCACGCTGCGCATCCCGGGCAAGCCGGACCTGCTCGCCTCGTCCGACAAGCCGTTCCGCGGCGACCCGTCGCGGTGGAACCCGGAGGACCTGCTGCTGGCCGCGCTGTCCGAGTGCCACCTGCTGTCCTACCTGCACGCCTGTGTCACCGCCGGCGTCGTGGTCACCGCGTACCGGGACGAGGCGGCCGGGGTGATGCGGGAGGACGGCCGCGGCGGCGGAGCGTTCACCGAGGTGGTGCTGCGACCGCGGGTCGTCGTCGCCGAGCCGTCGATGATCCCGGCGGCGGAGGAGGCGCACCACCGGGCGCACGAGTGGTGCTTCATCGCGAACTCGGTGAACTTCCCGGTGCGCCACGAAGCGGTGGTCACCGCCGACGGACCCTGAGCCGGTCGAAGGACCCTAGCGTGTCGAAGGGTCCGCGACCTCTCGCGGTGATTACCGCCGCTCGTGCGGGAGGACCTGCTTGATCTTCTCGATCGGCGTCTGCGCGGGCGGCTCGTTGTAGACCCCCGCGAGCTCCTGGCCGGAGAGGGCGTGGATCGCCGCCATGATCTCGTCGGTCGCCTGACGGCGCGCCCGCCCGCTCGAAGCGGCGCCATGCACCGACAGATCGAGCGGCCGGCCGAAGCGGACGGTCACCCGCTCGTTCAGCGACGGCATCGACGCACCGACCGGCATCACCCGGTCGGTGCCGATCAGCCCCACCGGGACCACCGGCGCCCCCGTCTGCAGCGCGAGGAACGCGACCCCGGTGCGGCCCTTGTACAGGCGGCCGTCGGTGGAGCGGGTGCCCTCCGGGTAGAGCGCGACGGCGAGCCCGTCCTCCAGCAGCCGGCGCTGCTGATCCAGCGCGTCAAGCGCCGCCTGCCCGGCGCCGCGGCGGACCGGGATCGCCCCGACCGAGGTGAAGAACAGCCGCGACAGGGCGCCGCGCAGCCCGGGGCCGTCGAAGTAGCTCGACTTGGCCAGGAAGTGCACCGGGCGGGGAGCGGCGACGGGGATCGCGATGGAGTCGATGAAGGACAGGTGGTTGCTCGCGAAGATGACCGGCCCGGTGCGTGGGACGTTCTCGCGGCCTTCCACGTGCGGCCGGTACACGGCGCGGGCCAGCGGGGCGGCGACGAGGCGGCCGAAGAAGTAGGCCAGACCTGCGCGGCGGGGCGTCGGGGCATCCGATGCGGCGGCATCCACCTGATCAGAGGTCATCCGAGAAGCGTAACCGGAGGAACATGCCGGGCACGGCATGGCCGGCGGGCCGTCCGCGTTCAGCGCGGGCAAAGACGCGTGGGGGATGATGGTGCTTTCCGTCCGCGATCCCGAGGTCTCATCGTGCGCCTGCGTCCCGTCGCCCTCCTGTCCACCATCGCCCTCGCCGGCGTGCTGCTGACCGCGTGCGCGGGTGAGGGGGACGCCGAGGCGACGCCGACGCCGTCCGCGGAGTCCTCGTGCGTGCTCGACAAGAAGTCCGGTCCCGGGTCGGATGCGGTGCAGGTGGAGGGCTCCGGCCTGGAGGCGAAGGTCACGGTGCCCGCCGGCACCGAATTCGCGGATGCGGAGCGCACGGTCGTCTCGAAGGGGGACGGCGAGGACGTGCTCCCGGGCGATCTCATCTCGGTGCGCTACCAGCTGGTCGACGCGGTCACCAATCAGGTGCTCGGCACCTCCGAGCGCGGGCCCGACGGCGTGCTGCCGGTGCTGCTGAACCCGAACCAGCAGCAGCAGCTGTACGACTTCACGCAGTCCTCGATCTTCCTCGTGGCGGCCGAGTGCGAGCCGATCGGCTCCGAGATCGTGCTGACGCTGCCGAGCTCCATGCTCGGCGAGGGCCAGAACCCGGTCGCGCTGTACGTGCAGACCCTGGAGAAGCTCCCCACGGTCGCGAAGGGCGCCGAGCAGGAGCCGCAGGACGGCATGGCGACTGTGAAGCTGGACGACAAGGGCGAGCCGACCATCGGCATCCCCGAGGGCGACGCACCCACCGAGACCACCCTCGCCGTGCTGAAGAAGGGCGACGGCGCGGTGGTCGGCGCGGGCGACCTCGTCACCGTGCAGTACCGCGGCGTGAAGTGGAGCGACGGCGAGGAGTTCGACTCCACCTGGACCAATGCGGCCTTCCCCGCCCAGTTCCCGGCGAGCGGTGTCGTCACCGGCTTCCGGAAGGGCCTCGAGGGGCAGACCGTCGGTTCGCAGGTGCTCGTCGAGATCCCGCCCGCCGAGGGGTACGGCGCGGCCGCCGAGCACGAGCTCAAGGAGGAGACGCTCGTCTTCGTGATCGACATCCTGGGCACCACGCCGCTGGAGCAGTGATCGCCCGCTGACACGGCCTAGGCTGGCGGCATGCGTCGCGTCATCGTCCTCGGCTCCACCGGCTCCATCGGCACTCAGGCGCTGGACGTCATCCGCGCCAACCCGCGGCGATTCGAGCTGGTCGGCGTCGCCGCGGGCTCGAACGCCGAGCTGCTTGCGCAGCAGGCCGCGGAGTTCCGGGTGGAGAGCACCGCGCTCGGCGCCGCCGAGGCGGAGCAGCTGGTGCGCGACGTGGAGGCGGACGTCGTCCTGAACGCCATCACCGGCTCGATCGGGCTGGGGGCCACGCTCGCCGCGCTGAAGGCGGGGCGGACCCTCGCGCTGGCCAACAAGGAGTCGCTCATCGTCGGCGGCGAGCTGGTGCTCGCCGCCGCGGCCCCGGACCAGATCGTTCCGGTCGACTCGGAGCACTCCGCCCTCGCCCAGGCTCTGCGCTCCGGCGGTCCGGGTGAGGTCAGGCGGCTGATCGTCACGGCATCCGGCGGACCGTTCCGTGGACGCAGCCGGGAGGACATGGCGGATGTCACACCCGCCGAGGCGCTGGCGCACCCGACGTGGGACATGGGCCGCGTCATCACGACCAACTCGGCGACCCTGGTGAACAAGGGGCTGGAGGTGATCGAGGCGCACCTGCTGTTCGGCGTGCCCTACGACGACATCGAGGTGGTCGTGCACCCGCAGTCGATCGTGCACTCGATGGTCGAGTTCGTCGACGGGTCCACCATCGCCCAGGCGTCCCCGCCCGATATGCGGCTGCCGATCTCGCTCGGGCTGGACTGGCCGCACCGCGTCGGCGGCGTCGGACGCCCGCTGGACTGGCGGACGGCGACCAGTTGGACGTTCGAGCCCCTCGACGACGAGGCGTTCCCGGCGGTCGCGCTCGCGAAGGCGGTCGGGCGTGCCGGTGAGACGTTCCCGGCGGTGTACAACGCCGCCAACGAGCAGGCGGTGGACGCGTTCCACGAAGGTCGGCTGCCGTTCCTCGGCATCGTCGACACGATCCAGCGCGTGATCGACGCTCACGAGCCCCCCGAGACGCTCACGATCGACACTCTGGCGGAGGCCGAGCGCTGGGCCCGCGCCAAGGCCG
This window encodes:
- a CDS encoding lysophospholipid acyltransferase family protein; this encodes MTSDQVDAAASDAPTPRRAGLAYFFGRLVAAPLARAVYRPHVEGRENVPRTGPVIFASNHLSFIDSIAIPVAAPRPVHFLAKSSYFDGPGLRGALSRLFFTSVGAIPVRRGAGQAALDALDQQRRLLEDGLAVALYPEGTRSTDGRLYKGRTGVAFLALQTGAPVVPVGLIGTDRVMPVGASMPSLNERVTVRFGRPLDLSVHGAASSGRARRQATDEIMAAIHALSGQELAGVYNEPPAQTPIEKIKQVLPHERR
- the dxr gene encoding 1-deoxy-D-xylulose-5-phosphate reductoisomerase; this translates as MRRVIVLGSTGSIGTQALDVIRANPRRFELVGVAAGSNAELLAQQAAEFRVESTALGAAEAEQLVRDVEADVVLNAITGSIGLGATLAALKAGRTLALANKESLIVGGELVLAAAAPDQIVPVDSEHSALAQALRSGGPGEVRRLIVTASGGPFRGRSREDMADVTPAEALAHPTWDMGRVITTNSATLVNKGLEVIEAHLLFGVPYDDIEVVVHPQSIVHSMVEFVDGSTIAQASPPDMRLPISLGLDWPHRVGGVGRPLDWRTATSWTFEPLDDEAFPAVALAKAVGRAGETFPAVYNAANEQAVDAFHEGRLPFLGIVDTIQRVIDAHEPPETLTIDTLAEAERWARAKADALIAAS
- a CDS encoding asparaginase; this encodes MATVCHGVGDRLEGVLETLTVADAVELAVVERSGFVESRHAGAAVVLSPDGDLIARHGDVDALILPRSSLKPLQAIACVTAGAALDGEQLALGTASHSGTDRHVEVVREVLAAGGLTEDDLGCPPDWPSDARTRWELIRDHAEKSRLRMNCSGKHALMLRACVATGWPTDGYLDPAHPLQVHIREVVERLTGEKVAHTAVDGCGAPVHAVTLTGLARGIHRIGTASERSPFALHRVAGTLVRVVRENPWTIAGPGEPDTLAIESLGVFAKVGAEGVMVMVAPNGATVALKMLDGNGRAATIVAATLLARAGALAEADVAALAAQLPLTVRGGGKDVGIIRPGAGI
- a CDS encoding FtsK/SpoIIIE domain-containing protein; protein product: MDATTIVLPSAPADPGRPPLPVLAAVVPVVAGVVLWLVTGSLIALCFAGLGPLMLGASFADGHRARRRARRRAASEADEAWMRADAELERLHAAEHADLWHRRPDAAACLRQPPLRGSEGIARGTAVVIGRGELPSGVRVSGGDDDRSRAFRERAARIRDAPVTVPLGGGICIRAPEPVAAAVVRALLMQLCLRFTPAQLAVHGDRLEEWGLGALPHAAGRRGAFRLGVGTQDGADAAVWVCPPDADPPDGITTVLDATELLRAWLRTPDGVREVAVEGVSREQALLAIAECAAPRFAARGEEEQGLPARVGFAELGAHAAARGKGAAASLAVAIGRGVRDEAVVDLVEDGPHAVVTGMTGTGKSELLTTWVAALAAAHGPDEIAFVLIDFKGGTAFEPLRALPHVTAVVTDLDAGGAQRGVRSLTAELRRREAVLAQAGARDIRDCPGLGRLVIVVDEFAALLSEHADLGAVFTDIAARGRALGMHLVLGTQRAAGVIRDALAANCPLRISLRVADPADSRLVIGSAAAAEIPGGPESRGLAFVRRPRDAEAEAVRVALTVADDLRVAARRWEGVPVPPSPWLPPLPDRVPLADAADAGGTPVLGLADDPELQRQTWVPAGAGWAIVGGPGSGKTAAIRLLAVQHPDAVLVPADPEGAWDAVAELSTGRHGLVLCDDLDVLLAGYPSEYAQLFLSRWETIARSEGGAVVTLSRASGPLTRVIDLLPHRALLRLPSRVEHLAAGGEPGAFDRDRPAGRALIGAHEVQLCWVDEPDPRTAAPGGRHAPAIAARNPVAPLTPRWQPRAAVSGVLTPAVAPALAALRVAHPGHLVTGLDDAAPESRHGAAANPEHGVATSGAAPADRPRILVADPEQWRTHWAQLQLVRATGEFAVAAECAPELRQLGIRDLPPFARLHAGRAWRVRQGRPPERVLLS
- the ald gene encoding alanine dehydrogenase; amino-acid sequence: MRIGVPREIKNNEFRVALTPAGVHDLVAAGHEVLVERGAGAGSSMSDQEYADAGATLVPDADEVWGRAELLLKVKEPIASEYRHFRDDLVLFTYLHLAADRALTERLLADGVTAIAYETVQLPGGSLPLLAPMSEVAGRLAPLVGAHTLMRSQGGLGLLMSGVPGTRPAQVTVIGGGVAGANAATIAAGMGADVTVFDTNIPRLRYLDELFAGRVKTAASNPMDLRRAVVGSDLVIGSVLIPGARAPKLVTGDMVADMREGSVLVDIAVDQGGCFEGTRPTTHDDPTFMVHGSVFYCVANMPGAVPNTSTSALTNATMPYVRQIARLGWEQALRNDPALAAGLNTAGGRVVNAGVAAAHGLEETPLASVL
- a CDS encoding aldo/keto reductase; protein product: MVNSQRRVGASGLVVSATGLGCNNFGRSGTATQTIEGTREVIDAALANGVFFFDTADMYGADPGLSETLMGEALQGRRDRVVLATKFGHERDMGYDFPAGRGSRRYVRHAVEQSLRRLRTDWIDLYQLHLPDPQTPIAETIDALDELVAEGKIRYYGHSNLDGWQIAEAEFTARARSTGRFISAQNHYSLLARAAEREVLPAVNRYGLGFFPYFPLKNGLLTGKFTREGGPERSRIMATRRHIWADAPWDALEAYQRFCTERGITMLQATFGWLLAQPGVSSVIAGATSAAQVEANAAAADAWTPTGEDLAAIDALFPLPEDPGARM
- a CDS encoding PP2C family protein-serine/threonine phosphatase, with protein sequence MSGGLRVSWAGATDRGRRRENNQDAFLARYPLFVVADGMGGHAGGEIASQRTISRLDAVVESGEVSIEAIEQALIHAVEDIRTHPDTTDEGTGTTLTGVVLEAGDEPRWVALNIGDSRVYLKRGDRLAQVTTDHSVVQELIAAGKISPEEADGHPYSNVITRAVGAGELAAPDYVAVDLQPEDVLVVCSDGLTKELTDYGILHFLRENPDPGTAVDAMMEAALENGGRDNVTLIVVRVDADEEASSETAADAESTSDTAADASTGAAESSSTDDGSGN
- a CDS encoding OsmC family protein, which encodes MATPLGEHRYALTATWTGNRGTGTSGYRDYSRDVTLRIPGKPDLLASSDKPFRGDPSRWNPEDLLLAALSECHLLSYLHACVTAGVVVTAYRDEAAGVMREDGRGGGAFTEVVLRPRVVVAEPSMIPAAEEAHHRAHEWCFIANSVNFPVRHEAVVTADGP
- a CDS encoding FKBP-type peptidyl-prolyl cis-trans isomerase: MRLRPVALLSTIALAGVLLTACAGEGDAEATPTPSAESSCVLDKKSGPGSDAVQVEGSGLEAKVTVPAGTEFADAERTVVSKGDGEDVLPGDLISVRYQLVDAVTNQVLGTSERGPDGVLPVLLNPNQQQQLYDFTQSSIFLVAAECEPIGSEIVLTLPSSMLGEGQNPVALYVQTLEKLPTVAKGAEQEPQDGMATVKLDDKGEPTIGIPEGDAPTETTLAVLKKGDGAVVGAGDLVTVQYRGVKWSDGEEFDSTWTNAAFPAQFPASGVVTGFRKGLEGQTVGSQVLVEIPPAEGYGAAAEHELKEETLVFVIDILGTTPLEQ